The proteins below are encoded in one region of Sander lucioperca isolate FBNREF2018 chromosome 11, SLUC_FBN_1.2, whole genome shotgun sequence:
- the LOC116038200 gene encoding regulator of G-protein signaling 5-like yields the protein MCKGLASLPTCCLERAKELKARLGSILQKSNWNLSCCKIGHNKPTLEECLRWRESFEKLLSSKYGLCAFTAFLVSEFSEENIAFYFACEDYRTTKCTAKLPAKAQKIYDEFIGSDAPREINIDHETRDITRANMLAASPSCFDPAQHKIYMLMAKDCYPRFLRSPAYRDLVCQANRSAKATKQRQQEKKA from the exons ATGTGTAAAGGACTAGCATCGCTGCCTACCTGCTGCTTGGAAAG GGCCAAGGAGCTGAAAGCAAGGCTGGGGAGCATTTTGCAAAAATCCAATTGGAATCTATCCTGCTGCAAAATAGGGCATAATAA GCCAACCCTGGAGGAATGCCTTAGGTGGAGAGAGTCCTTTGAAAAACTCCTGTCCAGCAAAT ACGGACTGTGCGCCTTCACAGCCTTCCTGGTGTCTGAGTTCAGCGAGGAGAACATTGCGTTCTACTTTGCTTGTGAAGATTACAGGACTACCAAGTGCACTGCCAAACTACCAGCCAAAGCCCAGAAGATCTATGATGAATTCATTGGCAGCGACGCTCCTCGGGAG ATTAACATTGACCACGAAACTCGTGACATCACCAGAGCCAACATGCTGGCGGCGTCACCTTCTTGCTTCGACCCGGCCCAGCACAAGATCTACATGCTCATGGCCAAAGACTGCTACCCTCGCTTCCTCCGCTCTCCAGCCTACAGGGATCTAGTGTGCCAAGCCAACCGAAGCGCCAAAGCCACCAAGCAGCGCCAGCAGGAGAAGAAGGCGTGA